tgaaaaaacgcagcaaagAATTTTTCGGACAATATgtccacttgataacattaatacttattaaataatttagcaaATGTAAACTatttatgtattgaaaaacaaaaatacttcagTAAGGTATGGTCGAGATGgtagacaagctcatcggtgcagtatttttgtcggtcaaatattttatggtttagtaactattaatgttatcaaatggTCATAGTGTCCAACAAATTCCCTGCTTCGTTTTTTTCagatcgatagcttaaatatgacgttattattcacatttgaaaacgcagcactttcgaaaaaaaacgtaGAGAGAAAATTTGGGAGACTCGTCACAACGAAGCTCTTCACGaagtattaatcatttaacaaaaagggtgctgtGCCGCGGACTAGTAGTTTTAAATGAATGTTCATCatttttaagattatatttttctaaagccCCTGATAGAGAAGTCTCCACCCATgaactttgtaaattttcatagacaaaaaaagttgttatacACTACCTCTCAAAAACTACACTAGATCCTAGACCTATAATCacccaccaaaaaaaaaaaatatatttataattaacacctgtgtttcaattttttttttttaatctagcCAATGAATTTCCTGTATCATTTGAATCAATCGTCCGTAAAATAATACGTTTATTATTTCATGTGGTTGCACACTTATACGCAGCACATTTTCGTGAAGTTGTATTACTTGGTTTACATgcacatttaaatttaacatttgcaCATTTAACGGCATTACAACATCGGTTCTCATTAATTGAACCAAAAGAGACTGAAGTGTTACGTGATTTGGAATTGGCATTACGTTTATCAGAAGATAGTAATAATACTACAACAACTAGTACCAGTACCACATCTACTGTAGGAGTTACTACATCAACTAATACGACAACATCGTCATCAATTACACCAACAAATTCTAGTAACAATTCAAATAGTGGTTGCCAAcaagaacaaattttattaccacCATCAACTGAATTAGCTACCGAAGCAACTGCTTCCATGGATTTAGAAACATCTTTGAATAATTCTACAAATAGTAGTAGTCAACCAATGAGGTAAGAATcgtaaatatacttaaattttaatatctagaATTTTTAAGGGCCACCACTTAGCtagacaaatatttaaaagacaAATATTTCACTTGTGAAAGCGTTGGTCTCATATATCGTTGGTCTCATTTGCAGacttactatttttttatttatacacaaaaagGAATCGTGAAAATATTCCcagcaataaaattttctcagtAGTCTAAATTTCATTTAGGTTTGGCAGAAACAAACGAATTGCTAAGCAAGCCTAGTGGTTTGTGAGAAGCATTATGCCTGTTTAAAATGCTTTTAGATGGTTTAAGTTCGATTAATGCCGACTTTTTCTATTCTCTTTTCACTCAAATTTCATTCCAGTAGCCTGGAGCTCAAACTCAATAAGCCAGGTCCGTACACAGGAATCATCCAAGCAATTCCTGCAACTTTATGAAATAAGTTCTTGAAATCTCAGAAAGCTCGGTTTATAACTTTCCAAAGTCATTAAGGATACAAATTCGATGAAGCATCTGTGCTTTCACGATCAAATATTCGAGTCTTTGTATCattcctaaaaaattattaattttgtaggaATAACTCAAAAGCTTCAACTACTAATATCCCATCATTAATTACTGTTCCTTTCCAATTAATACGCTTAGGTCTTACGTTTGCGTAACGAGTCACGTGACACCTTGTAAATTAAGAatacatgttattttaaaactataatttgaattcaataacaatttaaaatatttttttcttccatTTTATAGTCAATCAATTATAACACAACCGCCAGAATCAATAATAAATGTTGCACCACGAATAAATAATACAGAACATCCAGAATTAACGCATGCCTAGTGAAACGAGACAACATGGAATTTTGGTGGCAGTAGTGGTACATCATCTTTATTTTCCGCTTTTTGGGCGCCATGTTCGTGGCTTATATTTGGAGGACATCGATGCTAGCTAGCTagttattatgattaaaaaaaaaccaaaaaaatatttaatcaattagcTATATTATATGTTAGCTGAAAATTCTAATCagaaaactaaatatataaaaaaataatatagcaacaataaaatattgatttgtctTTGTTTTTGCtactttatatacataaatatgtattattgaattattctaaatatttatataaaaaaaatcaaaaatcgaagtacaccattttgtttttgttttacaaaatgatATACTTCCATGAAAtcacctatttaaaaaaataagtgtaatttaatttgcaattttatctGATAATTGTATGATGAAATACGTTTGTTATCGTTCTCACATTTAACATAGAGATATTATAATCAAAGTCTGGCCACGAAATAAAATGcacgatattttttattataatgtattaaaaagattgaaagaaagttaaatttttgtatctctctctagtattttaataatactttcatGAAAATAACTGTGTTTTACAAACTTCGATTACAATGTCtctaatttaatgaaaattccaGCGCCTGATACCAAAACCAAACTAAAGAAAATCGTCCTTATTCTTCGGCTATATATCCttcgcaaaaataaaaaaacggcaAAACAGTATACGCAATATCCATTACATTGATGTGTAATTTGCGCATTAATCGCTTAAGATTTTACGTTTAAACAAAtaccaagaaaataaaagattttgtaTTCTTTGCTTGCAATATTCAACGTGTTT
The Chrysoperla carnea chromosome 4, inChrCarn1.1, whole genome shotgun sequence genome window above contains:
- the LOC123297316 gene encoding MOB kinase activator-like 2 isoform X2, with the translated sequence MGKARRKEREGGGDSGTAGQSGDPKLYLEATVLERKLPDADLRLLVDLPPGLDYNEWLASHTMALFDHVNLVYGTVSEFCTMSGCPDMTGPGQRTYLWFDEKGKKTRVAAPQYIDYVMTFIQKTVSDESIFPTKYANEFPVSFESIVRKIIRLLFHVVAHLYAAHFREVVLLGLHAHLNLTFAHLTALQHRFSLIEPKETEVLRDLELALRLSEDSNNTTTTSTSTTSTVGVTTSTNTTTSSSITPTNSSNNSNSGCQQEQILLPPSTELATEATASMDLETSLNNSTNSSSQPMSQSIITQPPESIINVAPRINNTEHPELTHA